In the genome of Cryptococcus deuterogattii R265 chromosome 6, complete sequence, one region contains:
- a CDS encoding arsenical resistance protein ArsH, whose translation MAISNDERVYQPFLLDPVPGAEATAKGERAIEHDWTADCDLETAKRTAETLLGERRIKVLVLYGSLRERSYSRLMAYEAARLLHHMGCIVRVYDPKNLPVKDDEQHEHGKVQELRQLSDWSDAHFWCSPEQHGNITAVMKNQIDWIPLSTGSVRPTQGRTLAFAQVNGGSQSFNTVNTLRILGRWMRMIVIPNQSSLPLAWKSFTPAGRLMPSSNRDRLVDVCEELVKMTAILSPHFHLLNDRFSEREEMRAKGRLWTQAEKEKEKEEMEKLRVENAQLRKDAA comes from the exons ATGGCAATATCCAACGATGAACGAGTATATCAACCCTTCTTGCTCGACCCAGTACCAGGAGCAGAGGCCACGGCGAAAGGCGAGCGTGCTATAGAACACGACTGGACGGCTGACTGCGACTTGGAGACGGCGAAACGTACTGCAGAGACATTATTGGGAGAGAGACGCATTAAAGTGCTGGTTTTGTATGGAAGTTTGAGAGAACG GTCATACTCGCGACTAATGGCTTACGAGGCAGCCCGCCTTTTACATCATATGGGTTGTATTGTGCGCGTATACGATCCGAAAAACCTTCCCGTAAAAGATGACGAGCAACATGAGCACGGGAAAGTACAAGAGTTGAGGCAGTTGAGTGATTGGAGTGACGCCCATTTCTGGTGTAGTCCAGAACAACATGGGAATATCACCGCGGTCATGAAGAACCAAA TTGATTGGATACCTCTGTCAACTGGTTCGGTCAGGCCAACGCAGGGGAGAACACTAGCATTTGCACAG GTCAATGGAGGTAGTCAGTCATTCAACACCGTCAATACATTGCGGATCCTCGGTagatggatgagaatgaTCGTCATACCAAATCAA TCCTCTTTACCCCTCGCTTGGAAATCATTTACCCCCGCCGGTCGACTCATGCCTTCATCCAACCGTGATCGACTGGTTGACGTTTGCGAAGAACTCGTCAAAATGACGGCGATCTTATCACCCCACTTTCACCTTCTCAACGATCGGTTTAGTgaaagggaggagatgagggcAAAGGGAAGGCTATGGACTCAagctgagaaggagaaggagaaggaagagatggagaagctACGTGTAGAAAACGCACAGCTGAGAAAGGACGCCGCGTAA